A stretch of the Tannerella serpentiformis genome encodes the following:
- a CDS encoding DEAD/DEAH box helicase produces MRFDELDLDDAVLDGLEAMNFVETTPIQELAIPPILAGKDLIGCAQTGTGKTAAYVLPIISQLSRGGYPQDAINAVIMAPTRELAQQIDQQIDGFTYFVSVSAVAVYGGTDGIAYARQERGLQMGADIVIATPGRLISHLNMGSVDLSRTSFFVLDEADRMLDMGFHDDIMQIYKQLPETCQVVMFSATMPPKIRTLAHNILKDPEEIKIAVSRPPESIMQTAYICYEAHKMPLLKQLFAKKAPERVIIFSSSKMKVKELAATLKRMNFNVAAMHSDLEQSEREQVMKDFRNGHIGMLVATDVVARGIDINDISLVINYDIPNDPEDYVHRIGRTARGTEGSGLAITFVSQQEQARFKEIETFIEKDIYKIPIDPSIGESPTYEPEKYSRTRGKGGRGRQSGGGGGRAKAQSTSSKPRGGGNRRRNKPSQNRPAHS; encoded by the coding sequence ATGAGATTTGATGAATTAGACCTCGACGACGCCGTGTTGGACGGACTCGAGGCCATGAATTTCGTGGAGACGACACCTATCCAAGAACTGGCCATCCCGCCCATCCTCGCGGGCAAGGACTTGATCGGGTGCGCACAGACGGGCACCGGCAAGACGGCCGCCTACGTGCTGCCCATCATCAGCCAGCTGAGCCGAGGCGGATATCCACAGGATGCGATCAATGCGGTCATTATGGCACCGACGCGCGAACTGGCGCAGCAGATCGATCAGCAGATCGACGGCTTTACCTACTTCGTTTCCGTTTCGGCGGTGGCTGTCTACGGTGGTACCGACGGCATCGCCTACGCCCGGCAGGAGCGCGGATTGCAGATGGGTGCCGACATCGTTATCGCCACGCCTGGCCGCCTGATCAGCCACTTGAACATGGGCAGTGTGGACCTCTCGCGCACCTCCTTCTTCGTCCTTGACGAGGCCGATCGCATGCTCGATATGGGTTTCCATGACGACATTATGCAGATCTATAAGCAGCTCCCGGAGACGTGTCAAGTAGTCATGTTCTCGGCTACCATGCCGCCTAAGATCCGGACGCTGGCGCACAACATCCTGAAGGATCCGGAAGAGATTAAAATCGCTGTATCGCGTCCGCCGGAATCGATTATGCAGACGGCCTACATCTGCTATGAGGCCCATAAGATGCCGCTCTTGAAGCAGCTTTTCGCCAAGAAAGCTCCCGAGCGCGTCATCATCTTCTCGTCCTCCAAGATGAAGGTGAAAGAGCTTGCGGCGACGCTCAAGCGGATGAATTTCAACGTGGCCGCCATGCACTCCGACTTGGAGCAGAGCGAGCGTGAGCAGGTGATGAAGGACTTCCGAAACGGTCATATTGGCATGCTCGTGGCGACGGACGTTGTGGCGCGTGGCATTGATATCAACGACATTTCGCTCGTCATCAACTATGACATTCCCAACGATCCCGAGGACTATGTGCACCGCATCGGGCGTACGGCGCGCGGCACGGAGGGCAGTGGACTGGCCATCACGTTCGTCTCGCAACAGGAACAGGCGCGGTTCAAGGAGATCGAGACGTTTATCGAAAAGGATATCTATAAGATCCCCATCGATCCCTCCATCGGCGAGTCACCGACCTATGAGCCGGAGAAATACAGTCGCACGCGCGGCAAGGGCGGACGTGGGCGCCAAAGTGGTGGCGGCGGTGGACGTGCCAAGGCACAATCGACCTCCTCAAAGCCTCGTGGAGGCGGCAACAGGCGGCGTAACAAGCCCTCTCAAAACCGTCCAGCGCACTCCTGA
- a CDS encoding 4-(cytidine 5'-diphospho)-2-C-methyl-D-erythritol kinase: MICFPNAKINLGLHVVSRRPDGYHCIETVFYPVPLCDALEIVPAEAFSFHTYGLAIDGPADDNLVMRALAAMRQQVDIPPVAIHLKKTIPFGAGLGGGSADAAFMLKLLRDYASLSLTDGALERIAARLGADCPFFVRNRPVMATGIGDVFSPVNVSLAGYHIAIVKPAVSVSTREAYAAIRPAAPAVPLDEIICRPVTEWRDALKNDFEAPVFALHPTIGAIKAQLYAAGAVYAAMSGSGSAVFGLFDGEPSLPAFTDCFAWQGKLQ; encoded by the coding sequence ATGATCTGTTTCCCGAACGCCAAAATCAACCTCGGACTGCATGTCGTCAGCCGTCGCCCCGACGGCTACCACTGCATCGAGACGGTCTTTTACCCCGTCCCCCTCTGCGATGCCTTAGAGATCGTGCCGGCCGAGGCTTTTTCGTTTCACACCTACGGCCTTGCGATTGACGGGCCGGCGGACGACAACCTCGTCATGCGTGCCCTCGCGGCCATGCGCCAGCAGGTGGACATTCCGCCCGTGGCCATCCATCTCAAGAAGACGATCCCCTTCGGCGCCGGACTGGGCGGTGGCTCGGCCGACGCCGCTTTTATGTTGAAGCTGTTGCGCGACTATGCGTCGCTCTCCCTCACGGACGGCGCGCTGGAGCGTATCGCCGCACGCCTCGGCGCAGACTGTCCCTTCTTCGTCCGCAATCGCCCTGTCATGGCCACGGGCATCGGCGATGTGTTCAGCCCGGTGAATGTCTCGCTGGCGGGCTATCATATTGCTATCGTTAAGCCGGCCGTCTCAGTCTCCACACGCGAGGCCTACGCAGCGATCCGTCCGGCCGCGCCCGCGGTACCCCTCGACGAAATCATCTGCCGCCCCGTCACGGAGTGGCGCGACGCGCTCAAGAACGATTTCGAGGCGCCCGTCTTCGCCCTTCACCCCACGATCGGCGCCATCAAAGCGCAGCTCTACGCCGCTGGCGCCGTCTACGCCGCCATGTCTGGATCCGGGTCGGCCGTTTTCGGCCTGTTCGATGGTGAGCCATCGTTGCCCGCCTTCACAGACTGCTTCGCCTGGCAGGGAAAGCTGCAATAA